The nucleotide window ACTTTCTTacaaaacataattcataaaacgAAGGACTACCTTTCCTTTACATACtaaacataatatttcaaaagaaCCATTAAACAAAAACCATCTAGAAATATCTCATTTTCTAACCGATTTGAATTAACAAAGATAATATTTCAGAGACTCTTTCTGGTTGTTCTAATGAAGACTAgattgccaatttttttttttggaatatcctaaatatattataattttaagaatTGTAAATCATAAATTGACACTTGTTTTAACAAAATTCAAATAGGAAAATAAGCTTAATATCACAGATTATAAGGAATATTGTGagattaaaagaaattatttatcATAGATCTTCAGTTCAATTAAAACATACCATATGAAAAGGAAATATCAGTAGTAAAGTAGCAGAATAGGAACTAATGAAGTAAAGAATAGTagtaacaataaataatatctttttcgtctcaatttatgtgacacatttcgaaTTCTGATCGAGAtccaaacaagtctatctttgaccgtaaatttttcatatatcttttaagtattttggattgttaatttttgtaacttgtagtattttttacgtaaattacaaatatataaattttatttcaaaaaattgaagatttcatgcacAAATTCCCGATAAACTTATATTGTTTATCTCTCGAAAAAATGaaatgtatcacataaattgggacaaaaaaaagaacaacaatcaaaacaaagaGTCGAAGTAAATTAAGGAAAGAATTACATTTAATACTTAAATTAAAAACCAAAATAATAActctaataataatttaaaaaagaatcttatctcttgtatatttagtgaaataatttataatcatacATGACTTTCTAGTCTTTGTTACCTTTTTATATAATTGGGCTCGCTTAAACTTATAACCACATAAACTCATGAGTAATATGTTAGAATTACTAATGTAGTAATTACAGtgcaaaaaatatttcttgttgaatatttaatttgttgtatCATAAGTTGGTATACATTTTATAATTCAGACGTCTTAATCTTGccgaaaataaataaaaccagGTTTTGATAATGAAATGAACCTTATCCAAAGTTGGATATGAAAGCCCAGAAAAGATGAAAAGCTAAACAACTCCCTAGTGTTTGACATTATTCTCATCATTTCCAGTGTCCCAACAATTAAAATTGTTTGAAACATGTCTAATGTCTTACATAGATTACCCTTATGAGCCATGAACAGACCGAGGCTACTCGTGTTAAGGCATCATGAGCATCCGCGACCAATAAGCTGAGGTAAATGTAGCCTActaacactatatatatatatatatgtccaGGGCAAGGATGAAATCACATTCTAATTGTGATAATGTGGTGATGAAATTCTTAAGAGGCAATCAAGAATATTGTTTAGAGTTTATTACTAAGAGTTGTCAATCaaaggaaataaaattaatacacaTCGATCCTTAGTACAAACCATCTCAGAAGTGATCAAAAGTTAATGAATCAGCTGCGCCTAAGAGACATAAGCCTAATTAGTTTGCTTGCTCAAATgcacaattatttatttagcaTTAGCACTACTTGACGTACAATTGATTATATACCCCTTTTAACTGCAGATATTTCACCATTAATCAATTCTTTTAGAGACGCCTTACTCTGCACTCCGGTGGTCCTATAAACAATTCAGTCTCAACATCTGATTTTTCGCTACCATCTGTACAAAGAGCTTCTCTTTCCTTCTCTACACTTGGTGTTTCTCTCTGTTGAAGACCACCAAACTAAAAAAACCtagataagttgattttataTCCAACTATGAGTTGGAAAAAAGAAGACTATACTAATTTTaaggaaatgaaaaatatacctTCTCCCTCAGTTTTGCATTTTCAGCAGCAAGGATTTTCCCCTGGATttgtaagaaagggaagctttaAGAAAACAAGTGGAAATTCTTCGATAGAGACATTCACATTCAACAAAATAATTAGGCGCGCATAGGTAGATTGTTGTGTtttacctttgtgtgaattaaagctcaacatatatatatcactCAATGTAGCCTTACCTTATCTTTTAGTCGCTCAACTTGTTCCTTAAAAACTTGaagctgaaaagaacaagataAGATAAATGCCAAGTTCCCGAGACTTCATAAGAAGAACAGATAATTTCTAAGACTAATTTGATCAAGAAACCTTTCGTGCCCGGATGGTGCTGACACTCCTCTCCAACTGTTTTTCTATCTGTTGTACTTCTTGAAGGGTACATGACTGAAGACCTTCTCCCAAGAATTTCCTGATgaaattttttcatttgttatctttaaaacttactaaaaaaaaggagagaaatCATGACAATGCAACAACTTTTGGAGTAAGCTAAGGTTTAATTGAACCTTTTCGATGTTTCAAGGAACTCTATCTTCTTCATTAAATTTGCTGCTTCATGCTGCATATGCTGCATGCATACTTGTGTAAGCCTTTTATTAACTTTTTTGCAAGAAACTACTAGTTGCTTTCTAATACATCCTACGGATCGGAGGAGGAGACATTCTACCTGTAGATGTTGTCCCCCAGCTTGGTTTTCAGGTTGAACTCTGTCTTTAGTATGCCTCTTATATCGCTCTATTATCTCCTGCGTGCTGCAAAATTCTCCCTGTTTACTCTTTAGGCATTTATAGCAAAATGGAATTTTGAATGACAACTATTCTGATAAGAGCATAACAAGCAACTCTTGAACTCCTCAAGTAGTTGAGGTTTGGTTAAAATTGGAACAAAtatcacacatatatataagaaGTGACAATATTAGCCACAAGAATGAATCAACAATACCCTTCATACAATCTAATCATTTCTTAAGCTATGCACTTTCATTTTCCTCCCTTACTTTGGCCAAACCATCATGTTCACAGAAATATGGTGTCATTGGACTAGACTCGTTATATCACCACCTGCAGCACCTAGCAAGAGTATCCGATCCCCGTGATAAATGCCAGGTTTTCCAAAGTATGGCTCGACTCTCGCAAGTGCCAACAGCCAGCAAGCATGCTATGTTTATGTGAATCCgaaaccaaaagggcaacaaatTGGTTCGAAAACTCCCAAAGGGCAactcaattaattatgaaaccAAAAGGGTAACAATTTTTAACACCGTTTAAATTAGATTTTCTAAAACGAGGCTCAAATTTCaatgagccttacaaggctcaaATTCCAATGAGACTTGCAgggttttttctttttttttttaaatattctcgttttattttcttgtttgttaaaagtctgataataataataataataatgcataGTTGTTGATATGATGTATAAAGATAGTTTATACCTTATTGCTAGCCATTACTTTGTGGCTTTTCAAACGGACTAAATCCAATAGTTTAGACCTTATTTACTACTTAgttgatatattattttcttcaactttttttatgtaaaattagAATTTGGTTTATTCACTTGTAGAATGATAAAATTCAGCCTTCTTTAGTCATACTTTATTTTGGTGGAAATGCCCTATTGATAAGCTAAATCTTCAATGAAATGACTTCAAATTTCATCAGCAAATCACTttaaatatctcataaaaatCAAAGTTGAAGTTAAAACTTTCTCCTTCAAATTTGAAATCCTTAAACTTGATTGTTATCTCCGATATATGTTTCACGCGGTATATGTTTCAAAGAAAGTTTTAACGCGTTCCTCGGTCACCTCCTTTCACTTCTGGGCCAAAAGGGCCACATCTTGAAgctaaaattccaaaagggaCAATAAATCTCTAGATTAACCAAAAGGAACAAAGCGCTACACTTCCAGCGTCTAACAAATTGCATGGATGGCTCATTACATTACATTTTAGATCAACCAAATGGAACAAAGCGCTACACTTCCAAGACTCTTTCAAATTTCTCTGTTTAGTTTGCTTCCTAGTCGTGCGATGGCacacaactttattttattttattttgtattttatagtcGACAAGAtagtaacaatttaaaattttctttaggGGCCTAAGTCTATGGCTCTATAAGGAAGCACTGCAATTTGCAAATGCAAGAGAAAGCTAACTAGCAAGCAAATGTATAACATAGTTTTCACAAATTTACCTATTCGTATTTTCAACCCATTGAGGACAACTTTCTCCTTCGCCAGTAGTTTTGAGAGCTAAGCCAATTCGTGAAAATCTTAGCTCTGTCACTGGTTTGGTTACAGGGTTGTGTGGTGAAGATAAAGTGTGTTGGGAAAACACAAAATCAACGTAGAATGTCACTTGTGGATCTTATTTTCCCTATTTCCACAAGAtaagtcattttcctcatttttaagaaacttacttttcaaaatatttgaccaacaatttggaaaacatttccGTACCACAAAAATCCCCTTGATGTTTTTCATCCAAAACTCAAAact belongs to Solanum stenotomum isolate F172 chromosome 1, ASM1918654v1, whole genome shotgun sequence and includes:
- the LOC125862919 gene encoding MADS-box protein SOC1-like — its product is MVRGKTQMRRIENATSRQVTFSKRRNGLLKKAFELSVLCDAEVGLIIFSPRGKLYEFASSSTQEIIERYKRHTKDRVQPENQAGGQHLQHMQHEAANLMKKIEFLETSKRKFLGEGLQSCTLQEVQQIEKQLERSVSTIRARKLQVFKEQVERLKDKGKILAAENAKLREKFGGLQQRETPSVEKEREALCTDGSEKSDVETELFIGPPECRVRRL